In Pseudomonas sp. MYb327, one DNA window encodes the following:
- a CDS encoding aromatic acid/H+ symport family MFS transporter → MSHETVDIKAWIDNRPVARYQWLIMSLCFFVVLFDGFDVAVMGFIAPSLIQEWGLSKAAFGPVMSAGMVGLAIGALTAGRYADRLGRKKVLLIAVTGFSVLSLACAFARNPYELAILRLLTGVALGAAMPNTTTLLSEYLPERNRSLFITIMFTGFNMGSGMGGFLAAWLIPQHGWQSVLLAGGILPLVLLPFLWLLLPESPRFLAARNASASQIAKVLNKLGGQFSASTKFTLSEPQVQHKAPVRKLFSEGYRFGTLALWMTYFMGLLVIYLTMGWMPTLLREGGLSIERAATITGLFQIGGTVGAIVVGWAMDRRNPNTVIATSYALGGAFILLLGAFSLESSLLAFGVVAAGFCMSGAQTGLNAFAPGYYPTDFRATGVSWMLGIGRFGAIFGSLIGGAVLSLGLGLPLLFALLSVPAFFAALAILANGHARRRVSQTLLAQ, encoded by the coding sequence ATGAGTCACGAAACGGTCGATATCAAAGCGTGGATCGACAACCGGCCGGTTGCCAGATACCAGTGGCTCATCATGAGCCTGTGTTTCTTCGTTGTGTTGTTCGATGGCTTTGACGTTGCGGTCATGGGTTTTATCGCGCCTTCGCTGATTCAGGAGTGGGGTCTTTCCAAAGCGGCTTTCGGCCCGGTGATGAGCGCCGGCATGGTCGGTCTGGCCATTGGCGCTTTGACCGCCGGCCGTTACGCCGACCGTTTGGGCCGCAAGAAAGTGCTGTTGATTGCCGTGACTGGATTCAGCGTGCTTAGCCTGGCCTGTGCCTTCGCTCGCAACCCCTATGAACTGGCAATCCTGCGACTGTTGACCGGCGTGGCCTTGGGCGCCGCAATGCCCAATACCACCACGCTGCTCTCCGAGTACCTGCCGGAGCGCAATCGTTCGCTGTTCATCACCATCATGTTCACCGGTTTCAACATGGGGTCGGGAATGGGCGGTTTTCTCGCGGCCTGGTTGATCCCGCAACACGGCTGGCAATCGGTGCTGCTCGCGGGCGGCATCCTGCCGCTGGTGTTGCTGCCGTTCCTCTGGCTGCTGTTGCCCGAGTCACCGAGGTTCCTGGCGGCACGCAATGCATCGGCCAGTCAGATCGCCAAGGTATTGAACAAGCTGGGCGGACAATTTTCGGCGAGCACGAAATTTACCCTGAGCGAGCCTCAGGTCCAGCACAAGGCGCCGGTGCGCAAGCTGTTCAGTGAGGGTTATCGCTTCGGCACACTAGCGCTGTGGATGACCTACTTCATGGGCCTGCTGGTGATCTACCTGACCATGGGCTGGATGCCGACCCTGTTGCGCGAAGGTGGTCTGAGCATAGAGCGGGCAGCGACCATCACTGGCCTGTTCCAGATTGGCGGCACGGTCGGTGCGATCGTGGTCGGCTGGGCCATGGACAGACGTAACCCGAACACCGTGATTGCGACCTCCTATGCCTTGGGCGGCGCGTTCATCCTGCTGCTGGGAGCTTTCAGCCTGGAGTCGAGTCTGTTGGCGTTCGGCGTCGTCGCGGCAGGCTTCTGCATGAGCGGCGCGCAGACCGGTCTCAACGCCTTCGCTCCCGGTTACTACCCGACCGACTTCCGCGCCACAGGTGTCAGCTGGATGCTGGGGATCGGCCGTTTCGGGGCTATCTTTGGTTCACTCATCGGTGGTGCGGTGCTCAGCCTGGGCTTGGGCCTGCCGCTGTTGTTCGCCCTGTTGAGCGTGCCGGCCTTCTTCGCTGCGCTGGCGATCCTGGCCAACGGTCATGCACGGCGCCGGGTCAGTCAGACGTTGTTGGCGCAATAA
- a CDS encoding OprD family porin, with translation MKNTVNHRIVCTLAVVSALPLGASAAGFIDDASANLNLRNFYINRNFTNPAYPQSKAEEWTQSFILDARSGFTQGVVGFGVDVLGLYSVKLDGGQGTGGTQLLPLDSDGRPADDFGRLAVAGKMKVSKTELKVGEWMPVLPILRSDDGRSLPQTFRGGQVTSQEIDGLTLYGGQFRQNSPRNDSSMEDMFMQGKTAFTSDRFNFIGGEFSFNEKRTMIGVWNAELKDIYQQQYMQIVHSQPLGAWTLGANLGYFWGREDGSARAGDLDNRTVSALLSAKYGGNTFYVGLQKLTGDDAWMRVNGTSGGTLANDSYNNSYDNAREKSWQVRHDYNFVALGIPGLTLMNRYISGDNVHTSATTDGKEWGRESELAYTVQSGSFKNLNLRWRNSSIRRDYSSNEFDENRLIISYPFSLL, from the coding sequence ATGAAAAACACCGTCAATCATCGGATCGTCTGCACCTTGGCCGTTGTCTCGGCGCTTCCCCTGGGGGCCTCGGCGGCCGGTTTTATCGATGACGCCAGCGCTAACCTGAATCTGCGCAACTTCTACATCAATCGCAACTTCACCAACCCGGCTTACCCGCAAAGCAAGGCAGAGGAGTGGACCCAGAGTTTCATTCTCGATGCCAGGTCCGGTTTCACCCAAGGCGTGGTCGGGTTCGGCGTAGATGTTCTGGGGCTCTATTCGGTCAAGCTCGATGGCGGCCAAGGCACCGGCGGCACGCAGCTGTTGCCGCTGGACAGCGATGGTCGTCCGGCTGATGACTTTGGCCGCTTGGCGGTTGCCGGAAAAATGAAAGTGAGCAAGACCGAATTGAAGGTCGGTGAGTGGATGCCGGTGCTGCCGATCCTGCGATCCGACGACGGCCGTTCGCTGCCGCAGACTTTTCGCGGTGGGCAGGTCACTTCACAGGAAATCGATGGCCTGACGCTGTATGGAGGCCAGTTCCGGCAGAACAGCCCGCGTAACGATTCGAGCATGGAAGACATGTTCATGCAGGGCAAAACCGCATTCACCTCCGATCGCTTCAATTTCATTGGCGGTGAATTCAGCTTCAACGAAAAACGCACGATGATCGGTGTGTGGAATGCCGAGCTGAAGGACATCTATCAGCAGCAGTACATGCAAATCGTTCACAGCCAGCCTCTGGGTGCCTGGACTCTGGGCGCGAACCTCGGTTATTTCTGGGGCCGCGAGGACGGCAGTGCCCGTGCTGGCGACCTGGATAACCGAACCGTTTCGGCACTGCTCTCGGCCAAATACGGCGGCAATACCTTCTACGTCGGCCTGCAAAAACTCACCGGTGACGATGCCTGGATGCGGGTCAACGGCACCAGTGGCGGCACCCTGGCCAACGACAGCTACAACAACAGCTACGACAACGCCCGGGAAAAATCCTGGCAAGTGCGCCACGACTACAACTTCGTCGCCCTCGGCATCCCCGGCCTAACGTTGATGAACCGCTACATCAGTGGCGACAACGTGCACACCAGTGCAACCACCGACGGCAAGGAGTGGGGCCGCGAATCGGAACTGGCCTACACCGTGCAAAGCGGCAGCTTCAAGA
- a CDS encoding gallate dioxygenase yields the protein MARIIGGLAVSHTPTIGFAVDHDKQNEAAWAPIFEGFEPIKVWLKEQRPDVLFYIFNDHVTSFFFDHYGVFSLGVDERYEVADEGGNPRSLPAVGGHAALSRHIGQSLVADEFDMSFFRDKPLDHGFFSPMSALLPCDPQWPVEIVPLQVGVLQFPIPSALRCYKLGQALRRAIESYPEDLKVAIVATGGVSHQVHGERCGFNNPEWDAQFIDLLVNDPVRLTEMTHAEYATLGGMEGSEVITWLIMRGALSATVKNLHQDYYLPSMTGIATLLLENQDRPVPAELTERHLQHMQHQLAGIEKLEGTYPFTLERSAKGYRLNKFLHRMIEPQWRQRFLEAPEALFEEGRLSDEERDLLRRRDWRGLIQYGAIFFVLEKLAAVLGIPNLQVYAAMRGQSLDEFMKTRNQQVLYSVAGKAPR from the coding sequence ATGGCACGCATCATCGGTGGCCTCGCTGTATCCCACACACCCACGATTGGCTTCGCCGTCGATCACGATAAACAGAATGAGGCTGCCTGGGCGCCGATTTTCGAAGGCTTCGAACCGATCAAGGTGTGGTTGAAGGAGCAACGGCCGGACGTGTTGTTCTACATCTTCAACGACCATGTGACGTCGTTCTTCTTCGACCACTACGGTGTGTTCTCCCTCGGTGTGGACGAGCGTTACGAGGTCGCTGACGAAGGCGGCAACCCTCGTTCGTTGCCCGCCGTCGGTGGACATGCGGCGCTGTCGCGGCACATTGGCCAGAGTCTGGTGGCCGATGAGTTCGACATGAGCTTCTTCCGCGACAAGCCACTGGATCATGGCTTCTTCTCGCCGATGTCGGCGCTGTTGCCCTGCGATCCGCAATGGCCAGTGGAAATCGTGCCGTTGCAGGTGGGCGTGTTGCAGTTCCCGATTCCTAGCGCGTTGCGTTGCTACAAGTTAGGCCAGGCCCTGCGCCGCGCCATCGAAAGCTATCCGGAAGACTTGAAGGTGGCCATCGTCGCCACCGGTGGCGTGTCTCACCAGGTGCACGGCGAGCGCTGCGGATTCAACAACCCGGAGTGGGACGCGCAGTTCATCGATCTGTTGGTCAATGACCCGGTGCGCCTGACTGAAATGACCCACGCCGAATACGCCACCCTCGGCGGCATGGAAGGCTCTGAAGTCATCACCTGGCTGATCATGCGCGGCGCGTTGTCGGCCACGGTGAAGAATCTGCATCAGGATTACTACCTGCCATCCATGACCGGCATTGCGACTTTGCTGCTGGAAAATCAGGACCGTCCGGTACCTGCTGAATTGACCGAACGCCACTTGCAGCACATGCAGCACCAATTGGCCGGGATCGAAAAACTCGAGGGCACGTACCCGTTCACTCTGGAGCGCAGCGCCAAGGGTTATCGGCTGAACAAGTTCCTGCATCGCATGATCGAGCCGCAATGGCGCCAGCGTTTTCTCGAGGCGCCAGAAGCGCTGTTCGAGGAAGGCAGGCTGAGCGACGAGGAGCGCGACCTGCTGCGCCGCCGCGACTGGCGTGGGTTGATTCAGTACGGGGCGATCTTCTTCGTGCTGGAAAAACTCGCGGCGGTGCTCGGGATTCCCAATCTGCAGGTCTACGCGGCGATGCGTGGTCAGAGCCTGGACGAGTTCATGAAAACCCGAAACCAGCAGGTGCTGTATTCGGTGGCGGGCAAAGCACCGCGCTGA